One genomic region from Arthrobacter sp. YN encodes:
- the purU gene encoding formyltetrahydrofolate deformylase produces MTAIQTETAAVSSPETTVEHVLTLDCPEGPGIVHAVSGFLLDHGCDIIDNKQFGDRAEGHFFMRVHFASDGDASTVDALRGAFAPVGDKYSMNWELQPQGYKRRVLIMVSKFGHCLNDLLFRARIGELPIDVVGVVSNHTDHQGLAEWHGIPFFHVPVTAATKPAAEGRLLEIIDELDVELIVLARYMQVLSDDLARKLDGRAINIHHSFLPSFKGAKPYHQAYARGVKTVGATAHYVNGELDEGPIIAQQVVEVDHTFGPDDLVAAGRDTECKALSNAVRWHCEGRIILNGNRTIVLK; encoded by the coding sequence ATGACTGCCATCCAAACTGAAACTGCTGCCGTTTCCTCCCCGGAGACGACCGTGGAACACGTCCTCACCCTCGACTGCCCCGAAGGTCCGGGCATCGTGCACGCGGTGTCCGGCTTCCTGCTGGACCACGGTTGCGACATCATCGACAACAAGCAGTTCGGAGACCGCGCCGAGGGCCACTTCTTCATGCGCGTGCATTTCGCGTCCGACGGCGATGCCTCCACCGTTGATGCCTTGCGGGGGGCTTTCGCGCCGGTGGGTGATAAGTACAGCATGAACTGGGAACTGCAGCCCCAAGGGTACAAGCGACGCGTGCTGATCATGGTGTCCAAGTTTGGGCACTGCCTGAACGACCTCCTGTTCCGAGCACGGATCGGTGAACTGCCCATCGACGTGGTGGGCGTTGTGTCCAACCACACCGACCACCAGGGGTTGGCGGAGTGGCACGGGATCCCGTTTTTCCACGTTCCGGTCACGGCGGCCACCAAGCCCGCAGCCGAGGGTCGCTTGCTGGAAATCATCGACGAACTGGACGTGGAACTCATTGTCCTGGCCCGCTACATGCAGGTGCTCAGCGATGATCTGGCCCGCAAGCTCGATGGGCGCGCGATCAACATCCACCACTCGTTCCTGCCCAGCTTCAAGGGTGCCAAGCCCTATCACCAGGCTTACGCACGTGGTGTGAAAACTGTGGGCGCCACCGCCCACTACGTGAATGGCGAGTTGGATGAAGGTCCCATCATCGCCCAGCAGGTAGTGGAGGTGGACCACACGTTCGGGCCGGACGATCTTGTAGCCGCCGGCCGGGACACCGAATGCAAAGCCCTCAGCAACGCCGTTCGCTGGCACTGCGAGGGGCGGATCATTCTGAATGGGAACAGGACAATCGTGCTGAAGTAG
- a CDS encoding FG-GAP repeat domain-containing protein, with the protein MNAPTRPTSGVRRVVAGIAAAVVAALAFAPAPAMATMDPSNPVIHGAPFVGSTLTLEIDPASYRGCGAAAGPDYGIYWTRDGVRAQDHWAWWTYTLDESDRGKTIAAHVVASQNGCEPLEVSSEETAPISASNRANGFTGRGAYEMLARRADGTLMMYPRVNNAWESARTVGPGWNGFGTVVSPGDFNGDGANDILAKDSAGNLFLYAGTGNGGFLAGRQVGSGWNAFNSIVSPGDFNGDGTNDLLARDAGGLLYLYPGNGNGGWLTRSVVGSGWNVVNKIITPGDFNGDHNVDILARDAAGALRLYKGNGAGGWAGMSVVGQGWGGMPTIGAAGDIDGNGNVDVYAVDGSGQLLAYYGDGDGGWNGAGAIGWGWGGFNAVF; encoded by the coding sequence ATGAACGCACCAACGCGCCCTACGTCAGGTGTGCGCCGGGTGGTGGCTGGCATTGCAGCGGCGGTCGTCGCCGCACTCGCCTTCGCGCCGGCACCCGCCATGGCAACCATGGATCCCTCGAATCCCGTGATTCATGGTGCACCGTTTGTTGGCTCAACACTCACGCTTGAGATCGATCCTGCTTCCTACCGAGGCTGCGGCGCCGCGGCCGGCCCGGACTACGGCATTTACTGGACCCGCGACGGAGTTCGGGCCCAGGACCACTGGGCATGGTGGACTTACACGCTCGATGAATCCGATCGCGGCAAGACCATCGCAGCCCATGTCGTGGCCAGTCAGAACGGGTGCGAGCCACTGGAAGTCTCCAGCGAAGAGACCGCCCCGATCTCCGCCTCCAACAGGGCGAACGGCTTCACCGGGCGCGGCGCATATGAGATGCTCGCCCGCCGCGCCGACGGCACCCTCATGATGTATCCCCGCGTCAACAACGCCTGGGAATCCGCCAGGACAGTGGGACCGGGCTGGAACGGTTTCGGAACTGTGGTGTCCCCCGGCGATTTCAACGGCGATGGCGCCAACGACATCTTGGCCAAGGATTCGGCCGGCAACCTCTTCCTTTACGCGGGAACGGGCAACGGCGGCTTCCTCGCCGGGCGCCAGGTAGGCAGCGGCTGGAACGCCTTCAACTCGATCGTTTCCCCCGGCGACTTCAACGGCGACGGCACCAACGACCTGCTGGCCCGCGACGCCGGCGGCCTCCTCTACCTCTACCCTGGCAACGGAAACGGCGGCTGGCTCACCCGCTCCGTGGTGGGCAGCGGATGGAACGTGGTCAACAAAATCATCACCCCCGGCGACTTCAACGGCGATCACAACGTGGACATCCTGGCACGCGACGCCGCAGGAGCCTTGCGCCTGTATAAGGGCAACGGGGCGGGCGGCTGGGCCGGCATGTCGGTGGTCGGCCAAGGCTGGGGCGGCATGCCTACCATTGGCGCGGCCGGCGACATTGACGGCAACGGCAACGTGGACGTCTACGCGGTGGACGGCTCCGGCCAACTGCTCGCCTACTACGGCGACGGCGACGGCGGCTGGAACGGCGCCGGTGCCATCGGTTGGGGCTGGGGCGGTTTCAACGCAGTCTTCTAA
- a CDS encoding NAD(P)-dependent malic enzyme, translating to MSIETIATDKDALVLTEEEIFAAHEGGKLTISSTVPLNNKRDLSIAYTPGVAQVSRAIHANPELARTHTWAERLVVVVSDGTAVLGLGNIGPSASLPVMEGKSALFKSFGDLDSIPLVLNTTNVDEIIETLVRLRPSFGAVNLEDISAPRCFELEERLIEALDCPVMHDDQHGTAVVVLAALTNAAKVTQRELAGLKVVVSGAGAAGIAIAEILLAVGIKDVILLDSKGVVNADRADLVADPGSVKARMAQRTNPRGVTGGPGEGLTGADVFVGVSSSKLDEEHLKLMNDQSIVFALSNPDPEVLPEVAQKYAAVVATGRSDFPNQINNVLAFPGIFRGALDAKARRITPAMKIAAANAIAELAAEDLSADYIVPSPLDARVAPAVTAAVAAAVTE from the coding sequence GTGTCCATTGAGACAATTGCTACAGACAAAGACGCCCTGGTACTGACCGAAGAAGAGATCTTCGCAGCCCACGAAGGCGGCAAGCTGACCATTTCCAGCACCGTGCCGCTGAACAACAAGCGCGATCTTTCCATCGCCTACACCCCCGGAGTTGCGCAGGTCAGCCGCGCAATCCACGCAAACCCCGAGCTCGCCCGCACCCACACCTGGGCCGAGCGCCTGGTTGTTGTGGTCAGCGACGGCACCGCGGTCCTTGGCCTCGGCAACATCGGTCCCAGCGCCTCCCTGCCGGTGATGGAAGGCAAGTCCGCCCTGTTCAAGTCCTTCGGGGACCTCGACTCCATCCCGCTGGTCCTCAACACCACCAACGTGGACGAGATCATTGAGACCCTGGTCCGCCTGCGCCCCAGCTTCGGCGCCGTGAACCTCGAAGACATCTCGGCTCCGCGCTGCTTCGAACTCGAAGAGCGCCTCATTGAGGCCCTCGACTGCCCGGTCATGCACGACGACCAGCACGGCACCGCCGTCGTGGTTCTTGCAGCCCTGACCAACGCCGCAAAGGTGACCCAGCGGGAACTGGCCGGGCTTAAGGTTGTTGTTTCCGGTGCAGGCGCCGCTGGTATCGCCATTGCCGAAATTCTTCTTGCTGTTGGCATCAAGGACGTCATCCTGCTCGACTCCAAGGGCGTGGTCAACGCTGACCGTGCCGATCTTGTGGCAGACCCCGGCAGCGTCAAGGCCCGCATGGCCCAGCGCACCAACCCCCGCGGCGTCACCGGTGGCCCGGGCGAGGGACTGACGGGTGCAGACGTCTTTGTGGGCGTCTCCTCCTCCAAGCTGGACGAAGAGCACTTGAAGCTCATGAACGATCAGTCGATCGTGTTCGCCCTGTCCAACCCGGACCCTGAAGTTCTCCCGGAGGTTGCCCAGAAGTACGCGGCCGTTGTTGCCACCGGCCGCAGCGACTTCCCGAACCAGATCAACAACGTGCTGGCCTTCCCCGGCATCTTCCGTGGCGCACTGGATGCCAAGGCGCGCCGCATCACGCCCGCCATGAAGATCGCTGCTGCCAACGCCATCGCTGAGCTGGCCGCTGAAGACCTCTCCGCCGACTACATCGTGCCGAGCCCGCTGGATGCCCGCGTGGCACCGGCCGTTACCGCGGCAGTTGCTGCCGCCGTGACTGAGTAG
- a CDS encoding FG-GAP-like repeat-containing protein translates to MTLHSSALTSRRPLRPGLHLLLAILLCVALAIAVPPPGAKAAGPAPLPTVVTRTSPATVVPGNTISLSFTLSGPAQEVGFAYVNEDTLEQAILYGPTSAAPGPYSAQAKVPVNGSAFKRTGRYKLLSVNIVLPAGQGSVRYSRDGNILFLSQGLEAPTQRPGALDGVDFAVNNPNFPLIDNPNTKTPVVSGVARYDQVLTTDNGTWTYPPTGFAYQWLRNGQPIAGATVNSYRVAEADLDQTLSVRVTATRAGYRAVSASSLPLTPTSPITATAPALQGKLTVGEKLTGVFNEGSVSTGTAGGAVSVKYEWVRNGTPINGATAKTYTLTAADRGAVVGFRAVVQAGNPPTATRPFTVYSRTVVRNKAHTAGFDAGTSLDLFARNAAANLLLYPTDGAGRWQGAKTIGYGWDVFDLVFNAGDFNGDGFNDVLARDEAGTLFLYPGNGTGGWLPRKEVGWGWDVFDSVIASGDFSGDGANDLLARTPAGALVLYPGNGVGGFRSPGAVGQGWDALSQVFSPGDFDGDGNPDVMGRDNAGNLRLYGGNGSGGWTTARSIGTGWNVISLIGGAGDFNGDGFNDVWAIDSAGQLNMYYGSGSGGWKGAGVVGWGWGGFTAVF, encoded by the coding sequence ATGACATTGCATTCTTCCGCCCTGACTTCCCGACGTCCGCTGCGGCCGGGTTTACATCTCCTTCTGGCCATTCTCCTGTGCGTCGCCCTCGCCATCGCGGTTCCGCCGCCCGGCGCCAAAGCAGCAGGCCCTGCGCCGCTGCCTACTGTGGTGACGCGGACTTCACCCGCCACCGTGGTCCCCGGCAATACCATCTCCCTCTCCTTCACCCTAAGCGGGCCGGCCCAGGAAGTGGGATTCGCGTACGTCAACGAGGACACGCTGGAGCAGGCCATTCTCTACGGACCCACCAGCGCAGCTCCGGGACCCTACAGTGCGCAGGCCAAGGTGCCTGTCAACGGAAGCGCGTTCAAACGCACGGGCCGGTACAAACTCCTCAGCGTCAACATTGTGCTTCCTGCGGGCCAAGGATCCGTGCGCTACAGCCGTGACGGCAACATCCTCTTCCTGAGCCAAGGTCTCGAAGCGCCGACGCAGCGGCCCGGCGCCCTGGACGGCGTCGACTTCGCCGTCAACAACCCCAATTTCCCCCTCATCGACAACCCCAATACCAAAACACCAGTCGTGTCCGGAGTGGCCCGCTACGACCAAGTTTTGACCACTGACAACGGCACCTGGACCTACCCGCCCACCGGCTTCGCCTACCAGTGGCTGCGGAACGGCCAACCCATCGCCGGCGCTACCGTCAACAGCTACCGGGTGGCCGAAGCCGACCTGGACCAGACCCTGTCCGTCCGCGTCACGGCCACCCGGGCAGGATACCGGGCTGTGTCGGCATCCTCCCTGCCGCTCACCCCCACCTCCCCCATCACCGCAACCGCCCCTGCGCTCCAAGGCAAGCTGACCGTTGGAGAAAAACTCACGGGTGTCTTCAACGAAGGCAGCGTCTCCACCGGGACAGCCGGCGGCGCCGTCAGCGTCAAGTACGAATGGGTGCGGAACGGTACCCCGATCAACGGAGCCACCGCCAAAACCTACACGCTGACCGCTGCCGACCGTGGCGCCGTCGTCGGCTTCCGCGCGGTAGTCCAGGCCGGCAATCCGCCCACGGCCACGCGCCCGTTCACGGTGTACAGCCGCACCGTAGTGCGGAACAAGGCCCACACAGCAGGGTTCGACGCCGGTACCTCCTTGGATCTGTTCGCCCGGAACGCCGCGGCGAACCTTCTCCTCTACCCAACAGATGGCGCCGGACGATGGCAAGGGGCGAAGACCATCGGGTATGGCTGGGATGTTTTCGACCTCGTGTTCAACGCCGGCGACTTCAACGGCGACGGGTTCAACGACGTCCTGGCACGCGACGAGGCCGGCACCCTGTTCCTCTACCCCGGCAACGGGACAGGCGGCTGGCTGCCGCGTAAGGAAGTCGGCTGGGGTTGGGACGTCTTTGACTCCGTCATTGCTTCCGGCGACTTCTCAGGGGACGGCGCCAACGACCTCCTGGCCCGGACCCCTGCCGGAGCTCTGGTCCTCTACCCCGGGAACGGCGTGGGCGGTTTCCGCTCGCCGGGCGCAGTCGGCCAGGGCTGGGATGCCCTCAGCCAAGTCTTCTCCCCCGGCGATTTCGACGGCGACGGCAACCCCGACGTCATGGGCCGCGACAATGCCGGAAACCTCCGCCTCTACGGCGGCAACGGCAGCGGCGGCTGGACCACTGCACGGTCCATCGGCACCGGCTGGAATGTCATTTCGCTTATCGGCGGCGCAGGAGACTTCAACGGCGACGGCTTCAACGATGTCTGGGCCATCGACTCCGCCGGGCAGCTGAACATGTATTACGGCAGTGGCAGCGGCGGCTGGAAGGGCGCTGGCGTTGTTGGCTGGGGATGGGGCGGATTCACGGCGGTGTTCTAA
- a CDS encoding FG-GAP repeat domain-containing protein, with amino-acid sequence MGIFRRRMAAALLTAAVAAMALSPLPASAAQSSGPDPVLSGEAFVGGKLTVDIGPYTFYGCGGGKGPDFTIYWTRDGFLVAGETARTYALQPDDTGARMAAHATASKTACSGESLHSDETKPVGAANRAAGFTGRSYELLARGTDGALQLYGRKGTVWEAARTVGWGWNIFNLTFSPGDFNGDGKGDVIARDAAGTLYLYAGDGTGGWKPAQTIGKGWNVFDTIVSPGDFNGDGHNDVLAREPGGALYLYPGNGSGGWLARTAVGQGWQMMDALLTPGDFNGDGNVDVLARDRGGYLYFYGGNGAGGWTRSWLIGVGWNALKAAGAAGDFDNDGFNDVYGVDQQGRLVIYYGNGRTGWRGSEIAGHGWNGFSAIF; translated from the coding sequence TTGGGGATATTTCGACGCCGGATGGCAGCGGCGCTGCTGACCGCCGCTGTGGCGGCCATGGCACTGAGTCCGCTCCCGGCGTCGGCCGCCCAAAGCAGCGGACCCGATCCCGTCCTCAGTGGAGAGGCGTTCGTCGGCGGCAAGCTCACCGTAGACATCGGCCCGTACACGTTCTACGGCTGCGGCGGCGGCAAGGGACCGGACTTCACCATCTACTGGACCAGGGACGGATTCCTGGTGGCCGGCGAGACCGCCCGTACTTACGCACTGCAGCCCGACGACACCGGGGCGCGGATGGCCGCCCATGCCACCGCCAGCAAGACGGCATGCAGCGGCGAATCCCTGCACAGCGACGAAACCAAACCCGTGGGCGCCGCCAACCGGGCGGCCGGGTTCACGGGCAGGAGTTACGAGTTGCTGGCCCGCGGCACCGACGGCGCGTTGCAGCTCTACGGCCGCAAGGGAACCGTGTGGGAAGCGGCCCGGACAGTGGGCTGGGGTTGGAACATCTTCAACCTGACCTTCTCGCCGGGCGACTTCAACGGCGACGGCAAGGGCGATGTGATCGCCAGGGACGCCGCCGGAACCCTGTACCTCTATGCCGGCGACGGAACCGGTGGCTGGAAACCGGCACAGACCATTGGCAAGGGCTGGAACGTCTTCGACACGATTGTGAGCCCCGGAGACTTCAACGGCGATGGCCACAACGACGTCCTGGCCCGCGAACCAGGTGGCGCCCTCTACCTGTACCCGGGCAATGGTTCCGGAGGCTGGTTGGCGAGGACCGCCGTCGGGCAGGGCTGGCAGATGATGGATGCGCTGCTGACGCCGGGGGACTTCAACGGCGACGGCAACGTGGATGTGCTGGCACGGGACCGCGGCGGCTATCTCTATTTCTACGGCGGCAACGGTGCCGGCGGATGGACGAGGTCATGGTTGATCGGGGTCGGCTGGAACGCGCTGAAAGCAGCGGGTGCCGCCGGGGACTTCGACAATGACGGCTTCAACGATGTCTATGGCGTCGATCAGCAGGGTCGGTTGGTGATCTACTACGGCAACGGGCGCACCGGCTGGCGCGGGTCTGAGATCGCCGGTCATGGTTGGAACGGATTCTCAGCGATCTTCTAG
- a CDS encoding TetR/AcrR family transcriptional regulator encodes MPASNSLEPYSLDLTTGLPRMAAAPTTPRQQLRYARILKTAEGFAQRQFDTLSLSDVAARADIPLGTLYRYFPSTAHLMLAVYRQQLRELRDGVRRREGKGHALAGLMMEIFHLRVMQPGVEHCLIRPAGKDDDTAQLLREIDALSEEVVGSLSKDTGKDSVRARILLHLVSGLVQAVRCRRLSLFEAEKDLKKACSLLTGE; translated from the coding sequence ATGCCCGCCTCAAACTCACTGGAACCGTATTCCCTTGACCTGACCACGGGGTTGCCCCGCATGGCTGCCGCGCCCACCACCCCGCGGCAGCAGCTGCGCTATGCCCGCATCCTGAAGACGGCTGAGGGTTTTGCCCAGAGGCAGTTCGATACGTTGAGCCTTTCGGATGTCGCGGCCAGGGCTGATATCCCGCTCGGCACGCTGTACCGCTACTTTCCCTCCACAGCCCACCTGATGCTGGCCGTGTACAGGCAGCAGCTGCGGGAGCTCCGGGACGGCGTCCGTCGCCGCGAAGGTAAAGGGCACGCGCTCGCGGGGTTGATGATGGAAATCTTCCATCTGAGGGTCATGCAGCCGGGGGTGGAGCACTGCCTGATCCGTCCTGCAGGCAAAGACGACGACACCGCACAGTTGCTGCGCGAGATCGATGCGTTGTCCGAGGAAGTGGTGGGTTCGCTCAGCAAGGACACCGGGAAGGATTCCGTGCGTGCCAGAATCCTGCTTCACCTCGTCAGTGGTCTTGTCCAAGCCGTTCGATGCCGACGGTTGTCCCTGTTTGAGGCTGAAAAAGATCTGAAGAAAGCCTGCTCACTGCTGACCGGAGAATGA
- a CDS encoding DUF456 domain-containing protein encodes MNAELIVTILCGLAIAVGVAGTIIPVLPGSILIGASLLAWAIWGGAGPLGWVIFAVGMVFVVAGMAASAVLTGRKLKQHGIPNRSVLIGVVLGVVGMFVIPVVGLFVGFAVGLLLSEVQRTRDFRTAVRSSGAALKATGIGILVEFGLACAAASTWIIGVWINAVNG; translated from the coding sequence ATGAACGCCGAACTGATCGTGACCATCCTGTGCGGCCTGGCCATTGCGGTAGGCGTGGCCGGAACCATCATTCCTGTACTTCCCGGCAGTATTCTCATCGGCGCGAGCCTGCTGGCCTGGGCTATCTGGGGAGGCGCCGGTCCGCTCGGCTGGGTGATCTTCGCCGTCGGCATGGTGTTTGTGGTGGCCGGCATGGCAGCCAGTGCGGTGCTCACCGGACGAAAGCTGAAGCAACACGGCATTCCCAACCGGTCGGTGCTGATCGGCGTGGTGCTGGGTGTGGTGGGGATGTTCGTCATTCCCGTGGTGGGGCTCTTTGTGGGGTTCGCCGTCGGGCTGCTTCTCAGCGAAGTCCAGCGGACGCGGGACTTCCGCACGGCTGTCCGTTCCAGCGGCGCCGCGCTCAAGGCAACGGGCATCGGGATCCTGGTGGAGTTCGGGCTGGCGTGTGCCGCGGCGAGCACATGGATCATCGGCGTCTGGATCAACGCCGTCAACGGATAA